The Hydrogenispora ethanolica nucleotide sequence ATATTTCTATAAGGAGGACCTTCCCATGCCCCTCTTCCAACCGGATACCGCCAACGGCCCGGAGATCGCCGGGCTGGAGGAGTATCTGAAATATTTCATTCTGGAACGGGTGAGTGAGGTCGAGAGTAAATTGCTCGGGGACGACCCGGAGTACCGGCGGATCCGGGAGCAGTTCGATCGGTTCCTGCAAGACTTGGCTCAGCTCCTGCCGGAGCTGGGAAGCGGAACGATCCTGGAGGCGATCCGGGAAATGACTGGGCAGCTCGTCGCCGTCGGCGGGAGGCGCTTCTTTAGTCAGGGATTCCAGGACGGAGCGGGATTCATCAAGATGCTGGGGAAGTAAAATGGCTCGAACGGAGCTTGATGAGACACCGAAAAAGTACCATCCAACCAACAGCCTCAAACCCGATCGATATCCTAAAACAAGAGATCGCCGCCAGCCGCCGGATACTCCATGATCTCTGGAACGCCCACGGCGCCGGCGATCCCGCAGTCGTGGCCGCCAGTGTGGAGCTGGACTGTTTGATCAACCAGTACCACCGGCTGAAGGGGGAGCGGGCGGACCGGCCGGATTATCGAGAACTTTCAGAATAGTTCGGCACGCCGGGAATATCATTGAGATACCGGGATAACAAAGGTCAGCATTGCATGCTGGCTTTTTTGAAGTGAAAAGGGGGCTTTTTCTGCTTAGACCTATCCTCCGGCTCCTTCCCTGGCAGGGCAATGTCATCAAGCTATCGTGGAAAAATTTAGCTGACGAAATTGAACGCCAACCGGGCGATAAATCACCCGGCTACAAGGCGAAAGGACCTTGAAAGGCCCTAAAAAAAAAACAGGATAAAATATTTTGCTGAAAATTAGCCACGGAAGGGGCTGCGCGTACCGCCATCCCTGGCCGCTTGCCTTTAGCCGTCCTGACTCGGACTTCCATCTTGTAGCCGGGGCATTCATGCCCCGGTTGGCCCGCATATCGTCTACATCGTAGGCACCGTTGAAACCAAATTCCAAGATATGTAATCATCGCTTGATGACATTGCCTTGCCAGGGAAGGAGGGGAGGATAGGTCCCTTTTTCGACCAGTACCACCGGTTGAAGTATGATCCGGCGCCGGGAGCGGCGCTTCCGCCTGGGCCCGCCGGCTATTCGTAAAGTGACTCCGCCGCCTTGATCAGGCGGAAGAGCATCGCGTTGTAGGGCGTGGCGATGCCGTGCTCCGTGCCGAGCCGCACGATGACCCCGCTCAGGCTGTCGATCTCGGTGGGGATCCGCCGCTCGATGTCCTGCAGCGTGGAGGAGCGGTGCCGGTGGGTGAGAGGCAGGATCTGGCCATAAAACGCTTCCTTGTAAGCGGCGGCGTCCTCCCAGAAAGTACTGTAGCCGGCCGCCTGCATCACCGCGAAGATCTCCTCGATGACCCGGTCCATGATGAAGACCGCGTCGGCGCTGCGCGCCAGTCCGCCGTAGTCGGTGCGGAGCACG carries:
- a CDS encoding aspartyl-phosphate phosphatase Spo0E family protein; this encodes MRHRKSTIQPTASNPIDILKQEIAASRRILHDLWNAHGAGDPAVVAASVELDCLINQYHRLKGERADRPDYRELSE